A single window of Kitasatospora sp. HUAS MG31 DNA harbors:
- a CDS encoding roadblock/LC7 domain-containing protein has translation MSTTARPSGDLDWLLDDLVGRVATLRHAVILSSDGLATGVSSGLAREDAEHLAAVAAGFHSLAKGAGRHFQVGGVRQTMVELDEAFLFITAAGDGSCLAVLSDAESDVGQIAYEMALLVKRVGEHLAAEPRTETETAPPGR, from the coding sequence ATGAGCACGACTGCACGGCCGTCCGGAGACCTCGACTGGCTCCTGGACGACTTGGTGGGCCGTGTCGCGACGCTGAGGCATGCGGTGATCCTGTCCAGCGACGGGCTGGCGACCGGCGTCTCCAGCGGCCTCGCCCGCGAGGACGCCGAGCACCTGGCCGCCGTGGCGGCCGGATTCCACAGCCTGGCCAAGGGGGCCGGACGGCACTTCCAGGTCGGCGGCGTCCGGCAGACCATGGTCGAGCTGGACGAGGCGTTCCTGTTCATCACCGCGGCCGGCGACGGCAGCTGCCTGGCCGTGCTGAGCGACGCCGAGTCGGACGTCGGCCAGATCGCGTACGAGATGGCCCTGCTGGTCAAGCGGGTCGGAGAGCACCTGGCCGCCGAGCCGCGGACCGAGACCGAGACCGCCCCGCCGGGGAGATGA
- a CDS encoding DUF742 domain-containing protein has protein sequence MEEAAPEPDLAEAGTEETAAAPATHPVAGGPAARESEHEEPEDEGAEPFVDLFAPRTPVDDRWFDDDAGPVVRLFSMTRGRARPAEDGLFDLISLVRATAPAGRPAPDLHLDPEHHAILELCRDEPLSVAELGSYTDLPVSVVRVLLGDLLDAELIGVTRPVRIAQLPDERLLRSVINGLRAL, from the coding sequence ATGGAGGAAGCCGCCCCCGAGCCCGACCTCGCCGAGGCCGGGACCGAGGAGACCGCCGCCGCGCCGGCCACCCATCCGGTGGCCGGCGGGCCGGCGGCCCGGGAATCCGAGCACGAGGAGCCGGAGGACGAGGGCGCCGAGCCGTTCGTCGACCTCTTCGCGCCCCGCACGCCCGTGGACGACCGCTGGTTCGACGACGACGCGGGCCCGGTGGTGCGGCTGTTCTCGATGACGAGGGGCCGGGCCCGGCCCGCCGAGGACGGCCTCTTCGACCTGATCTCCCTGGTACGGGCCACCGCCCCGGCCGGCCGGCCCGCCCCGGACCTCCACCTGGACCCGGAGCACCACGCGATCCTGGAGCTCTGCCGCGACGAACCACTGAGCGTCGCCGAGCTCGGCTCGTACACCGACCTGCCGGTCAGCGTGGTCCGGGTGCTGCTCGGGGATCTGCTGGACGCCGAGCTGATCGGCGTCACCCGGCCGGTCCGGATCGCCCAGCTGCCCGACGAGCGCCTGCTGCGGAGCGTGATCAATGGCCTCCGCGCACTCTGA
- a CDS encoding AMP-dependent synthetase/ligase, whose translation MREFSSPALTDGSVGGLADSVYDTADRDPGLVQLSRRQDGDWLPVTALRFRDEVLALAKGLLTRGVRYGDRVAVMSTTRYEWALFDYALWSIGAISVPVYPTAAAEQVRWILAETQAVACVVEHEDHAMTVGAVCDALPDLTGIWQLDQDCVAELVADGRGVPDSLVHRQRLGVTPDTVATVIYTSGTTGRPKGCLLTHGNFAGAADALLAGWGEVFQDTGGVPPATLIFLPLAHVYGRMVQVAAFRGGIRIGHHGQLGTDTLLPALATFRSTFLHAVPYIFEKIYQRAREAAELDGRLELFEQAVEVATTWAAAREQRGLGRGPGPSPALRIRHAAYDRLVYSRLRGVLGGRVRSVMCGGSSLSRDLGLFFAGAGMTVYEGYGLTETSAAITANPAGKPSFGTVGRPVPGASVAIGEDGEVWVRGPGVFGGYLNHPQCTADALYDGWLATGDIGSLDGDGYLTITGRKKELIITSSGKNLAPSALEERVRAHPLVAQCLVVGDDRPYVAALITLDAQALAHWLKVRGREQLDIWAALSDGELHAEIQRAVAAANTTVSRAESIRAFRLLPREFSLDDGLLTPSLKLRRHAIADHYAADIEELYHG comes from the coding sequence GTGCGCGAGTTCAGCAGCCCTGCCCTGACCGACGGGTCGGTCGGCGGCCTGGCCGACTCGGTGTACGACACCGCGGACCGCGACCCCGGCCTGGTACAGCTCTCCCGCCGGCAGGACGGGGACTGGCTGCCGGTGACCGCGCTGCGGTTCCGGGACGAGGTGCTGGCCCTGGCCAAGGGCCTGCTCACCCGCGGGGTGCGGTACGGCGACCGGGTGGCGGTGATGTCCACCACCCGGTACGAGTGGGCGCTGTTCGACTACGCGCTCTGGTCGATCGGCGCGATCAGCGTGCCGGTGTACCCGACGGCCGCCGCCGAGCAGGTCCGCTGGATCCTCGCCGAGACCCAGGCGGTGGCCTGCGTGGTGGAGCACGAGGACCACGCGATGACCGTCGGCGCGGTCTGCGACGCACTGCCCGACCTGACCGGGATCTGGCAGCTCGACCAGGACTGCGTGGCCGAGCTGGTCGCGGACGGCCGCGGCGTGCCGGACTCGCTGGTCCACCGTCAGCGCCTGGGCGTCACCCCGGACACCGTGGCCACCGTCATCTACACCTCCGGCACCACCGGACGCCCCAAGGGCTGTCTGCTCACCCACGGCAACTTCGCCGGCGCGGCCGACGCCCTGCTGGCCGGCTGGGGCGAGGTGTTCCAGGACACCGGCGGAGTGCCGCCGGCCACCCTGATCTTCCTGCCGCTGGCCCATGTGTACGGCCGGATGGTGCAGGTGGCGGCGTTCCGCGGCGGTATCCGGATCGGCCACCACGGACAGCTCGGCACCGACACCCTGCTGCCGGCGCTGGCCACCTTCCGGTCCACCTTCCTGCACGCCGTCCCCTACATCTTCGAGAAGATCTACCAGCGGGCCCGCGAGGCCGCCGAACTCGACGGCCGGCTGGAGCTGTTCGAACAGGCCGTGGAGGTGGCCACCACCTGGGCCGCCGCCCGCGAGCAGCGCGGCCTCGGCCGCGGCCCGGGCCCGAGCCCCGCGCTGCGGATCCGGCACGCCGCCTACGACCGGCTGGTGTACTCCCGGCTGCGCGGGGTGCTCGGCGGCCGGGTGCGCAGCGTGATGTGCGGCGGCTCCAGCCTCAGCCGCGACCTCGGACTGTTCTTCGCCGGCGCCGGCATGACGGTGTACGAGGGGTACGGGCTCACCGAGACCTCCGCCGCGATCACCGCCAACCCGGCGGGCAAGCCCAGCTTCGGCACCGTCGGGCGGCCGGTACCCGGGGCCTCGGTGGCGATCGGCGAGGACGGCGAGGTGTGGGTCCGCGGGCCCGGCGTCTTCGGCGGCTACCTCAACCACCCGCAGTGCACCGCCGACGCGCTCTACGACGGCTGGCTGGCCACCGGCGACATCGGCTCGCTGGACGGGGACGGCTACCTCACCATCACCGGCCGCAAGAAGGAACTCATCATCACCAGCAGCGGCAAGAACCTCGCGCCCTCCGCGCTGGAGGAACGGGTCCGGGCCCACCCGCTGGTCGCGCAGTGCCTGGTGGTGGGCGACGACCGGCCGTACGTGGCCGCGCTGATCACCCTGGACGCCCAGGCCCTCGCCCACTGGCTGAAGGTCCGCGGCCGGGAACAGCTGGACATCTGGGCGGCGCTCTCCGACGGCGAACTGCACGCCGAGATCCAGCGGGCGGTGGCCGCCGCGAACACCACCGTGTCGCGGGCCGAGTCGATCCGCGCCTTCCGGCTGCTGCCCCGGGAGTTCAGCCTCGACGACGGTCTGCTCACCCCGTCCCTGAAACTCCGCCGGCACGCGATCGCCGACCACTACGCGGCGGACATCGAGGAGCTCTACCACGGGTAG
- a CDS encoding SGNH/GDSL hydrolase family protein has product MSATDAFAASERYAALGDSYSAGVGAGSYTSESGGCKRSTKAYPYLWKNAHAPAAFAFAACSGARTGDVLNNQLSVLDSSTTLISITIGGNDAGFASTMQTCVLESDSSCLAAVDAAKNYATTTLPGKLDQVYSAIHSKAPNAHVVVLGYPHLYQVPGSCILGISDTKRRAINGAADVLDDVISKRAANAGFTYQDVRNAFATHEICGSSTRWLNSTTLPVDESYHPNAAGQSGGYLPSFTAGA; this is encoded by the coding sequence ATGAGCGCCACCGACGCCTTCGCGGCGTCGGAGCGCTACGCCGCCCTCGGGGACTCCTACTCGGCCGGCGTCGGCGCCGGCAGCTACACGAGTGAGAGCGGCGGCTGCAAGCGCAGCACCAAGGCCTACCCCTACCTCTGGAAGAACGCCCACGCGCCGGCCGCGTTCGCCTTCGCGGCCTGTTCGGGGGCGAGAACCGGCGACGTCCTCAACAACCAGCTGTCCGTGCTCGACTCCTCGACCACCCTGATCAGCATCACCATCGGAGGCAACGACGCGGGCTTCGCGAGCACCATGCAGACCTGCGTCCTGGAGAGCGACAGCTCCTGCCTGGCGGCGGTGGACGCGGCCAAGAACTACGCCACCACCACCCTGCCCGGCAAGCTGGACCAGGTGTACTCGGCGATCCACAGCAAGGCGCCCAACGCCCACGTGGTGGTGCTCGGCTACCCGCACCTCTACCAGGTGCCCGGCTCCTGCATCCTCGGGATCTCGGACACCAAGCGCCGGGCCATCAACGGCGCCGCCGACGTCCTGGACGACGTGATCTCCAAGCGCGCCGCCAACGCCGGCTTCACCTACCAGGACGTCCGCAACGCCTTCGCCACCCACGAGATCTGCGGCAGCAGCACCCGCTGGCTCAACAGCACCACCCTGCCGGTCGACGAGAGCTACCACCCCAACGCGGCCGGCCAGTCCGGCGGCTACCTCCCGTCCTTCACCGCCGGCGCCTGA
- a CDS encoding nitrate- and nitrite sensing domain-containing protein translates to MRLRRSSIRARIIALLMVPIVALSGLWVYATLVTTGDAWSQLELSDTYKAFGDPADQYAEDLQAERLAAVLRLADPGSGPAAEAYKQAQTVTDRDLQLLRYLANGSDAGKLDPEQRVRLQDLLALGEQLNAIRSQVGQGREAWDYALKDYSDLIQPVFSFRAAFVSKQTGKLPRQGTLLIELARAREYLAREAAAMRGLRTGPMDERKVQVALDSMHSQQALFRIYVAELDQRDKQAYDNLRTSVAWTVLTSSERAFEDSADRAREVRSSSEDPWHSTADRVLDDLSALNDRLASAIGERARAYAVNALVQGGIAGVVGLGAVVLSILISFRIGRGLARELVGLRNAALDLSGTRLPSVMLRLRRGEPVDVASEVPELDFGSAEIGQVGRAFNDVQRAAVGAVVEQAELRRGVAAVFVNLARRSQVLLHRQLTLLDTMERRTEDPRELEDLFRLDHLTTRMRRHAEGLIILSGGSPGRAWRKPVRMVDVVRAAVGEVEDYARVIVRPFPGTGLLGSSVADVTHLIAELVENATVYSPPQTQVTVQGEVVAHGFCLEIDDRGLGLSEQALEEINQRLAVEQEFDLADTDRLGLFVVSRLARRHGIRVHLRPSPYGGTTAVVLIPRELLAEAVDVVPEPTAARTAAESAPAVPVTPVTPAAPPGQRPARAARRVGGPRPAAVEPAATPGGLPRRRTAAEVAAAAPDGTGRHRRADSPAEEQAPPAGVPHAAPAAGPGGLPRRVRQASLAPQLKEAAAERAAAGAGTGTERERERSPEEARATFASFQRGFQRGRGDRLQPASLTVVPTPPGLAPVVDRTFAPPQLRALPSARVPAALPAAPAAPGDRQPPDTPDRPSPQAEPAQPAPAEGTET, encoded by the coding sequence ATGCGTCTGCGCCGCAGCTCGATCCGCGCGAGGATCATCGCGCTGCTCATGGTGCCCATCGTGGCGCTCAGCGGGCTGTGGGTCTACGCGACCCTGGTGACCACGGGCGACGCCTGGAGCCAGCTGGAACTGAGCGACACCTACAAGGCGTTCGGCGACCCCGCCGACCAGTACGCCGAGGACCTCCAGGCCGAGCGGCTGGCCGCCGTGCTGAGACTCGCCGATCCCGGCTCCGGGCCCGCCGCCGAGGCCTACAAGCAGGCCCAGACCGTCACCGACCGGGACCTCCAACTGCTGCGCTACCTGGCGAACGGCAGCGACGCCGGCAAGCTCGACCCCGAGCAGCGCGTCCGCCTCCAGGACCTGCTCGCCCTCGGCGAGCAGCTCAACGCCATCCGCAGCCAGGTCGGCCAGGGCCGGGAGGCCTGGGACTACGCCCTCAAGGACTACAGCGACCTCATCCAGCCGGTCTTCTCCTTCCGTGCGGCCTTCGTCAGCAAGCAGACCGGCAAGCTCCCCCGCCAGGGCACCCTGCTGATCGAGCTGGCCCGCGCCCGCGAGTACCTGGCCCGGGAGGCCGCCGCCATGCGGGGGCTGCGGACCGGCCCGATGGACGAGCGCAAGGTCCAGGTCGCCCTGGACAGCATGCACAGCCAGCAGGCGCTGTTCCGGATCTACGTCGCCGAACTCGACCAGCGCGACAAGCAGGCCTACGACAACCTCCGCACCAGCGTCGCCTGGACGGTGCTGACCAGCTCCGAGCGGGCCTTCGAGGACAGCGCCGACCGCGCCCGCGAGGTCCGCAGCAGCAGCGAGGACCCCTGGCACTCCACCGCCGACCGGGTGCTGGACGACCTGTCCGCGCTCAACGACCGGCTGGCCTCGGCGATCGGCGAGCGGGCCCGCGCGTACGCGGTCAACGCGCTGGTGCAGGGCGGCATCGCCGGTGTGGTCGGCCTCGGCGCGGTGGTGCTCTCCATCCTGATCTCCTTCCGGATCGGCCGGGGCCTGGCCCGCGAGCTGGTCGGCCTGCGCAACGCGGCCCTGGACCTGTCCGGCACCCGGCTGCCCTCGGTGATGCTGCGGCTGCGCCGCGGCGAGCCGGTGGACGTGGCCTCCGAGGTGCCCGAGCTGGACTTCGGCTCGGCCGAGATCGGCCAGGTCGGCCGGGCCTTCAACGACGTCCAGCGGGCCGCCGTCGGGGCGGTGGTCGAGCAGGCCGAGCTGCGCCGCGGCGTGGCCGCCGTCTTCGTCAACCTGGCCCGCCGCAGCCAGGTGCTGCTGCACCGCCAGCTGACCCTGCTGGACACCATGGAGCGGCGCACCGAGGACCCGCGGGAGCTGGAGGACCTGTTCCGGCTGGACCACCTGACCACCCGTATGCGCCGGCACGCCGAGGGTCTGATCATCCTCTCCGGCGGCTCGCCCGGCCGGGCCTGGCGCAAGCCGGTGCGGATGGTGGACGTGGTGCGCGCGGCGGTCGGCGAGGTCGAGGACTACGCGCGGGTGATCGTCCGCCCGTTCCCGGGCACCGGCCTGCTCGGCAGCTCCGTCGCGGACGTCACCCACCTGATCGCCGAGCTGGTCGAGAACGCCACCGTCTACTCCCCGCCGCAGACCCAGGTCACCGTCCAGGGCGAGGTGGTCGCGCACGGCTTCTGCCTGGAGATCGACGACCGCGGGCTCGGCCTGAGCGAGCAGGCGCTGGAGGAGATCAACCAGCGGCTCGCGGTGGAGCAGGAGTTCGACCTCGCCGACACCGACCGGCTCGGCCTGTTCGTGGTCAGCCGGCTGGCCCGCCGGCACGGCATCCGGGTGCACCTGCGGCCCTCGCCGTACGGGGGCACCACGGCCGTCGTGCTGATTCCGCGCGAGCTGCTCGCCGAGGCCGTCGACGTGGTACCGGAGCCGACCGCGGCCCGGACCGCCGCGGAGAGCGCCCCGGCCGTCCCCGTCACCCCCGTCACCCCCGCCGCCCCGCCCGGGCAGCGGCCGGCCCGGGCGGCGCGCCGGGTGGGCGGCCCCCGCCCGGCCGCGGTGGAGCCCGCCGCGACCCCCGGCGGCCTGCCGCGCCGACGGACCGCCGCCGAGGTCGCGGCCGCAGCACCCGACGGCACCGGGCGCCACCGGCGCGCCGACAGCCCGGCCGAGGAGCAGGCCCCGCCCGCCGGGGTCCCGCACGCCGCCCCGGCCGCCGGACCGGGCGGGCTGCCCCGCCGGGTGCGGCAGGCCAGCCTGGCGCCGCAGCTGAAGGAGGCCGCCGCCGAGCGGGCCGCCGCCGGTGCTGGCACCGGAACCGAGCGGGAGCGCGAGCGCAGCCCCGAGGAGGCCCGGGCCACCTTCGCCTCCTTCCAGCGCGGCTTCCAGCGCGGCCGCGGCGACCGGCTCCAGCCGGCCTCGCTCACCGTCGTCCCGACCCCGCCCGGCCTCGCGCCCGTGGTGGACCGGACCTTCGCCCCGCCCCAGTTGCGGGCCCTGCCGTCGGCCCGGGTGCCGGCGGCGCTCCCCGCGGCACCCGCCGCACCGGGGGACCGGCAGCCGCCGGACACCCCGGACCGACCCTCGCCCCAGGCAGAACCTGCACAACCCGCACCAGCGGAAGGAACCGAAACATGA